The genomic stretch GCATCCAGCGCCGCATCGAGAAGGGCTACTGCGAGATGGTCGCCGAGTCCGTCGAGGAGGCGCTCGACCAGGCCCGCGGCGCCATGGAGGCGGGCATCCCCCGCTCCATCGCCCTCCTCGGCAACATCGCCGAGGTCCTTCCCAAGCTCCTCAAGCTGGGCGTCGTCCCCGACGTGGTGACCGACCAGACCTCGGCCCACGACCCGCTCACCGGCTACATCCCCGTCGGCCACACGTTGGAGACCGCAGCCGCCCTGCGCGCCAAGGACCCCGAGGCCTACATGGAGCAGGCCCGCGAGTCCATGGCGATCCACGTGCGCGCGATCCTCGAACTCCAGAAGAAGGGCGCCATCGCCTTCGACTACGGCAACAACCTGCGTCAGGTAGCCAAGGACCGCGGCGTCTCGAACGCCTTCGACTACCCCGGCTTCGTGCCCGCCTACATCCGTCCCCTGTTCTGCGAGGGCAAGGGCCCCTTCCGCTGGGCGGCGCTTTCGGGCGATCCCGCGGACATCGCGCGGATCGACGCGCTCATCCTCGAGGAGTTCGCCGACAACGAGGCGCTCTGCCGCTGGATCAAGCTCGCCGGCGAACAGGTGCAGTTCCAGGGCCTGCCCGCCCGCATCTGCTGGCTGGGCTACGGCGATCGCGCCCGCCTCGGCCGTCGCATCAACGACCTGGTCGCCGCGGGCGAGGTCTCGGCCCCCATCGTCATCGGCCGTGACCACCTGGACTGCGGCTCGGTGGCGAGCCCCAACCGCGAGACCGAGGCCATGCTGGACGGCACCGACGCCGTGTCGGACTGGGTCTTCCTCAACGCCATGATCAACTCGGTGGGCGGCGCCAGCTGGGTCAGCCTGCACCACGGCGGCGGGGTCGGCATCGGCTACTCGCAGCACGCGGGCATGGTCATCGTCGCCGACGGCACCCCCGAGGCCGACGCGCGTCTCAGCCGCGTTCTGACCTCGGATCCCGGCATGGGCGTCATCCGCCATGCGGATGCGGGCTATCCTGAAGCGATCGCCTGCGCCGAAGCCAAGGGCGTGCGCCTGCCCATGCGGGAGGCCTAAGGTGAGAGACGCTTCCACCTTCCACGCGGACCTGGTCGTCCGCAACGCGGCTCAGCTGGTCACCATCTCGGGCAGCGGCCGTCCCCGCAGCGGCCATCAGCAGGGCCACCTCGCGATCATCCCCGACGGGGCGGTTGCGATCGCTGACGGTGAGATCATCGCCGTCGGCACCACCGACGAGGTCATGACCAGCGGCGCGGTCGACGCGGACACCGCCGAGATGGACGCCCGCGGCTGCGTCGTCACCCCCGGTTTGATCGACTCGCATACCCACCTGGTCTTCGGCGGCAGCCGCGAGCGCGAGTTCGAGCTGCGCGCCCGGGGCGCCACCTACGCCGAGATCATGGCGGCGGGCGGCGGCATCTACTCGACGGTGAAGAAGACCCGCGAGGCCTCCGCCGATACCCTCTACCGCAAGGCCGAGCGTCACCTCGCGACCATGCTCGCTTACGGCACGACCACCGTCGAGGCCAAGAGCGGCTACGGCCTCGACTTCGACACCGAGCTCAAGCAGCTCGAGGTGCTCGAGAAGCTCAACCGCCACCAGCCCATCGACGTGGTGCCGACCTTCATGGGGGCCCACGCGGTGCCCGAGGGCGAGGACGCCGACGCCTACGTCGACTGGCTCTGCACCGAGGCCATCCCCCGCATCGCCATCCGCGGCCTGGCGCGCTTCTGCGACGTGTTCTGCGAGAAGGGGGTCTTCACCCCCGAGCAGACCGCCAAGATCCTGCGCGCCGCCCAGCGCCAGAACCTCGGGGCCAAGCTGCACGCCGACGAGCTGTGCGACACCGGCGGGGCCATGCTCGCCGCCGAGCTGGGCGCCGTCTCGGCCGACCACCTCCACTGCGCCAACGAGGAAGGCCTCGCCGCCATGGCCAAGAAGGGGGTCGTTGCGACCCTCCTGCCCGGCACGGCGGTCTTCCTCGGCATGCGCGAGCACGCCAAGGCCCGCCGCATGGTCGAGCTGGGCGTGCCCGTGGCGCTCGCGACCGACTTCAACCCCGGCTCGTGCTACAGCGAGTCCATGAGCCTGATGATGTCGTTCGCTTGCACCCAGCTCAAGCTGACCCCCGCCGAGGCCCTGGTCGCTGCGACCATCAACGCGGCCCACGCCGTTTCGCGCGGCCACCACGTCGGCAGCCTGGAAGTCGGCAAGCTGGGCGACCTGGTCCTCTGGGACGCCGACGACTACCGGATGATCCCCTACCACATGGGCGTGAACCTCGTGAAGACGGTCGTCAAGCGCGGCAAGGTCGTCCACCGCGCCGGCGGCATGCCCTCCAAGACTGTTGCGCAGGAAGTCTAGAAAGAAAGGTTGCCAGTTTCAATGTCGAAGCTGATCGAATGCGTCCCCAACTTCAGCGAAGGCCGTCGCCCCGAGGTGATCGAGGCCGTCTGCCAGTCGGTCTCGAACGTGCCCGGCGTGATCCTGCTCGACAAGTCGAGCGACTACGACCACAACCGCACGGTGCT from bacterium encodes the following:
- the hutU gene encoding urocanate hydratase, giving the protein MSTATPTQSPELADLLAGKTRIPLRAPRGTQLNCKGWVQEAALRMMLNNLDPEVAEHPDELVVYGGSGKAARNWESLRAIARTLMTLENDETLLVQSGKPVGVFRSHADAPRVLLANSNLVPAWGNWEHFRKLEAEGLMMFGQMTAGSWIYIGTQGILQGTYETFAALARKHFGGTLKGKLTVTAGLGGMGGAQPLSVTMNEGVVIAVEIDPTRIQRRIEKGYCEMVAESVEEALDQARGAMEAGIPRSIALLGNIAEVLPKLLKLGVVPDVVTDQTSAHDPLTGYIPVGHTLETAAALRAKDPEAYMEQARESMAIHVRAILELQKKGAIAFDYGNNLRQVAKDRGVSNAFDYPGFVPAYIRPLFCEGKGPFRWAALSGDPADIARIDALILEEFADNEALCRWIKLAGEQVQFQGLPARICWLGYGDRARLGRRINDLVAAGEVSAPIVIGRDHLDCGSVASPNRETEAMLDGTDAVSDWVFLNAMINSVGGASWVSLHHGGGVGIGYSQHAGMVIVADGTPEADARLSRVLTSDPGMGVIRHADAGYPEAIACAEAKGVRLPMREA
- a CDS encoding imidazolonepropionase — its product is MRAILKRSPAPKPRACACPCGRPKVRDASTFHADLVVRNAAQLVTISGSGRPRSGHQQGHLAIIPDGAVAIADGEIIAVGTTDEVMTSGAVDADTAEMDARGCVVTPGLIDSHTHLVFGGSREREFELRARGATYAEIMAAGGGIYSTVKKTREASADTLYRKAERHLATMLAYGTTTVEAKSGYGLDFDTELKQLEVLEKLNRHQPIDVVPTFMGAHAVPEGEDADAYVDWLCTEAIPRIAIRGLARFCDVFCEKGVFTPEQTAKILRAAQRQNLGAKLHADELCDTGGAMLAAELGAVSADHLHCANEEGLAAMAKKGVVATLLPGTAVFLGMREHAKARRMVELGVPVALATDFNPGSCYSESMSLMMSFACTQLKLTPAEALVAATINAAHAVSRGHHVGSLEVGKLGDLVLWDADDYRMIPYHMGVNLVKTVVKRGKVVHRAGGMPSKTVAQEV